From a single Hymenobacter sp. YIM 151500-1 genomic region:
- a CDS encoding nucleoside deaminase, translating to MDKFMQAAIDEARQGRREGGIPIGSVLRRGDDIVSRGHNKRVQELDPIAHGEMDALRNAGRQRTYRDTVLYTTLMPCYMCAGTIVQFKIPKVVVGEARTFGESREFLESHGVEVVILDLPECVQMMEEFIRDEPTLWNEDIMEL from the coding sequence ATGGACAAATTTATGCAAGCTGCCATCGACGAGGCGCGCCAGGGCCGCCGGGAGGGCGGCATTCCGATTGGCTCGGTGCTGCGCCGCGGCGACGACATCGTGAGCCGGGGGCACAACAAGCGGGTGCAGGAGCTGGACCCCATTGCCCACGGCGAAATGGACGCCCTGCGCAACGCCGGCCGCCAGCGCACCTACCGCGACACTGTGCTCTATACCACCCTGATGCCCTGCTACATGTGCGCCGGCACTATCGTGCAGTTCAAAATCCCGAAAGTGGTGGTGGGCGAGGCCCGCACCTTCGGCGAGTCCAGGGAGTTTCTGGAGTCGCACGGCGTGGAGGTGGTGATTCTGGACCTGCCGGAGTGCGTGCAGATGATGGAGGAGTTTATTCGTGACGAGCCTACGCTCTGGAACGAGGATATCATGGAGCTGTAA
- a CDS encoding PD-(D/E)XK nuclease family protein produces MIVSPAAPVSAAAPASALPDATPFLTRMARELVARYGPTDELSDLVVVVPTRRAVVYLQNELSLAADAGQALWSPRIAAMEDYMVELAGVQVEEPIALQLLLFEILRDIDAKLDFDQFVGWAGLLLQDFSNLDQNLASPRKVFEYLSQAKALERWELTAEPAPQSTTAAYFRFWDDLEKVYRRLRRRMEHDHLAYPGLAYRLGVNRVQARLEAGETLPHHVFLGLGFLSKSEEKLLRLLRKAGLAEVHFDGDAFYLEKSSPNRAGQHLRRYQDLLDLPRENFGGPAELLRGLPRHVRFVGVANASMQGKVAGQLLAESRRLAPTAKVAVVLPDETLLLPVLHGLPPDAVPEYNVTMGLNFQSTPLFNLVDLLFEVHLTGVREGSPETGYGVPRYHHLAVSKLLQHPFLRRYQRWLDQQPEEQHHGLLDQVCRTIVQRHAVLLPAEELVEIGRGHPLLEALFATWNNCDDIIRACYTLIDLLKKAYQDQHSAVEAEYLYLFFTLVKRLDSVFDCREQRLSVRSFRRFLYEQMKATRLPFSGEPIADVQVMGLLETRALDFDHLIILSCNENVLPAPKRHSSLFPYDVLTTFQLPTYADHEAATAHQFWRLLQRARQVDLLHILPGAEGTRTGERSRFLLQIENDLRPQSPGLVLEDLTVTSASSSSWPHPLAPSPEGEGEVALESTSSSSKKTSGSPLSFFGEGGRGGEANGRRLGGEVHAPGDIVLEKDAGMLDALRDVLTKGLSPTALNQYLNCSLQFYFQRVARFRENDEVEEALGPDGFGTVVHEALEELFKPFVSSRQPVTAADILGLLKLAPVMVAKALRREEAGRHARADEGLNHVLGQVASQLVRRYLESLLEQPEALPLLIQSQEEALQATVYVPLPSGEKLPVSLVGFADRVDQLPDGRLRVVDYKTGLVQPYDLRLLKRGEGPADAVERLLQDATSSADKVRQLWLYRFLLAQGGRPAADAAIISLRNLPAGPMSADMSFLTADGLDFVRHSEELLSRLVNRILDPQEPIRKTDDLDKCQYCPYKGICAR; encoded by the coding sequence ATGATAGTCTCGCCCGCCGCTCCCGTTTCTGCTGCTGCTCCTGCCTCAGCCCTACCCGATGCCACGCCTTTTCTCACGCGGATGGCGCGGGAGCTGGTGGCCCGCTACGGCCCCACCGACGAGCTGTCGGACCTGGTGGTGGTGGTGCCCACGCGCCGGGCGGTAGTATACTTGCAGAACGAGCTGAGCCTGGCCGCCGACGCCGGGCAGGCCCTGTGGAGCCCGCGCATCGCGGCCATGGAAGACTACATGGTGGAGCTGGCCGGCGTGCAGGTGGAGGAGCCCATTGCCTTGCAACTGCTGCTGTTCGAGATTCTGCGCGACATCGACGCCAAGCTCGACTTCGACCAGTTTGTGGGCTGGGCCGGCCTGCTGCTCCAGGACTTCTCCAACCTCGACCAGAACTTGGCCTCCCCGCGCAAGGTGTTCGAGTACCTGAGCCAGGCCAAGGCCCTGGAGCGCTGGGAGCTGACCGCCGAGCCGGCTCCGCAGAGCACCACGGCCGCCTACTTCCGCTTCTGGGACGACCTGGAGAAGGTGTACCGCCGCCTGCGCCGCCGCATGGAGCACGACCACCTCGCCTACCCCGGCCTGGCCTACCGCCTGGGCGTAAACCGCGTGCAAGCCCGCCTGGAAGCTGGCGAAACCCTACCCCACCACGTGTTCCTGGGCTTGGGCTTTCTGTCGAAGTCCGAAGAAAAGCTCTTGCGCCTCTTGCGCAAAGCCGGCCTCGCGGAGGTGCACTTCGACGGTGACGCCTTTTACCTGGAAAAAAGCTCGCCCAACCGGGCCGGCCAGCACCTGCGCCGCTACCAGGACCTGCTCGACTTGCCCCGCGAGAACTTCGGGGGGCCGGCCGAGCTGCTGCGGGGGCTGCCGCGCCACGTGCGCTTCGTGGGCGTGGCCAACGCCTCCATGCAGGGCAAGGTGGCCGGGCAGCTCCTGGCCGAGTCGCGGCGCCTGGCGCCCACCGCCAAAGTGGCCGTGGTGCTGCCCGACGAAACCCTGCTGCTGCCCGTGCTGCACGGCCTGCCCCCGGACGCCGTGCCGGAATACAACGTGACCATGGGCCTCAACTTCCAGAGCACGCCCCTGTTCAACCTGGTTGATCTGCTGTTTGAGGTGCACCTGACGGGCGTGCGCGAAGGCTCGCCCGAAACCGGCTACGGCGTGCCGCGCTACCACCACCTGGCCGTGAGCAAGCTGCTTCAGCACCCGTTTCTGCGCCGCTACCAGCGTTGGCTCGACCAGCAGCCCGAGGAACAGCATCACGGCTTGCTCGACCAAGTGTGCCGCACCATCGTGCAGCGCCACGCCGTGCTGCTGCCGGCCGAGGAGCTGGTCGAAATCGGGCGGGGGCACCCGCTGCTGGAGGCCCTGTTTGCCACCTGGAACAACTGCGACGACATCATCCGGGCCTGCTACACCCTCATCGACCTGCTCAAAAAGGCCTACCAGGACCAGCACTCGGCCGTGGAGGCCGAGTACCTGTACCTGTTTTTTACCTTGGTCAAGCGCCTGGACTCGGTGTTCGACTGCCGGGAGCAGCGGCTGTCGGTGCGCTCCTTCCGGCGGTTCTTGTACGAGCAGATGAAGGCCACCCGCCTACCCTTTAGTGGGGAGCCCATTGCCGATGTGCAGGTAATGGGCCTGCTGGAAACCCGCGCCCTTGATTTCGACCACCTCATCATCCTGAGCTGCAACGAGAACGTGCTGCCGGCGCCCAAGCGCCACAGCTCCCTGTTCCCGTACGACGTGCTGACCACCTTCCAGCTGCCCACCTACGCCGACCACGAAGCCGCCACCGCCCACCAGTTCTGGCGCCTGTTGCAGCGCGCCCGCCAGGTTGATTTGCTCCACATCCTGCCCGGCGCCGAAGGCACCCGCACCGGCGAGCGGAGCCGCTTCCTGCTCCAAATCGAAAACGACCTGCGCCCCCAGAGTCCTGGTTTGGTGTTGGAGGACTTAACGGTGACCTCAGCTTCTAGCTCTAGTTGGCCTCACCCCCTAGCCCCCTCTCCGGAGGGAGAGGGGGAAGTAGCTCTAGAAAGTACTAGCTCTAGCTCTAAAAAGACGTCAGGCTCCCCCCTCTCCTTTTTCGGAGAGGGGGGCCGGGGGGGTGAGGCGAACGGCAGGAGGCTAGGGGGTGAGGTCCATGCCCCCGGCGACATTGTACTGGAAAAAGACGCCGGCATGCTCGATGCGCTGCGGGACGTGCTGACCAAGGGCCTCTCCCCCACGGCCTTGAACCAGTACCTGAACTGCTCTTTGCAGTTTTATTTTCAGCGGGTGGCGCGGTTTCGGGAGAACGACGAGGTGGAGGAAGCCCTGGGGCCGGATGGGTTTGGGACGGTGGTACACGAGGCGCTGGAGGAGCTGTTTAAGCCCTTTGTAAGCAGCAGGCAGCCTGTTACAGCCGCCGATATTCTGGGCCTGCTTAAGCTGGCGCCGGTGATGGTGGCCAAAGCCCTGCGCCGCGAAGAAGCCGGCCGCCACGCCCGCGCCGACGAGGGGCTGAACCACGTGCTGGGCCAGGTGGCCAGCCAGCTGGTGCGCCGCTACCTGGAAAGCCTGCTGGAGCAACCCGAAGCCCTACCCTTGCTCATCCAAAGCCAGGAAGAAGCCCTGCAAGCTACCGTGTACGTGCCCCTGCCCAGCGGCGAAAAGCTGCCGGTGAGCCTTGTCGGCTTCGCCGACCGCGTCGACCAGCTCCCCGACGGCCGCCTGCGGGTGGTGGACTACAAAACCGGCCTTGTGCAGCCCTACGACCTGCGCCTGCTCAAGCGTGGCGAAGGCCCCGCCGACGCCGTGGAGCGCCTGCTCCAGGACGCCACTTCCTCGGCCGACAAAGTGCGCCAGCTCTGGCTCTACCGCTTTCTGCTGGCCCAGGGCGGCCGCCCCGCCGCCGACGCCGCCATCATTTCCCTGCGTAACCTGCCCGCCGGCCCCATGTCGGCCGACATGAGCTTCCTCACGGCTGATGGTCTGGACTTTGTGCGGCACAGCGAGGAGCTGCTGAGCCGTTTGGTGAACCGGATTCTGGACCCGCAGGAGCCCATTCGCAAGACCGACGACCTGGACAAGTGCCAGTATTGCCCCTACAAAGGCATCTGCGCGCGGTAG
- a CDS encoding vitamin K epoxide reductase family protein: MDPTQLSLELRHGQNADLKRRRWIIGLSMLGVAAGQIVSLYQTGIIKHLPDPPLDIFNSDKVDASDYGYKRLDTPDALPMIVTYGITASLAGAGGMNRAAQQPLLPVAMGVKTLFDTLTTIKLGQEEWAENKALCFYCQVASVASIASLALAVPEALKGLRKLMGK, translated from the coding sequence ATGGATCCTACCCAACTCAGCCTCGAACTCCGCCACGGCCAAAACGCCGACCTCAAACGCCGCCGCTGGATTATCGGCCTGTCCATGCTGGGCGTGGCCGCCGGCCAGATTGTGAGCCTGTACCAGACCGGCATCATCAAGCACCTGCCCGACCCACCCCTGGACATCTTCAACTCCGACAAGGTAGACGCCTCCGACTACGGCTACAAGCGCCTCGACACGCCCGACGCCCTGCCGATGATTGTGACCTACGGCATTACGGCCAGCCTGGCCGGGGCCGGCGGCATGAACCGCGCCGCCCAGCAGCCCCTGCTGCCCGTGGCTATGGGCGTTAAAACCCTGTTCGACACGCTGACGACCATCAAGCTCGGCCAGGAAGAGTGGGCCGAAAACAAGGCCCTATGCTTCTACTGTCAGGTAGCCTCCGTGGCTTCCATTGCCTCGCTGGCCCTGGCCGTGCCCGAGGCGTTGAAGGGCCTGCGGAAGCTGATGGGTAAATAG
- a CDS encoding rhomboid family intramembrane serine protease: MKWQKGQRPASVWREVAPYVLPRAGYQVTPLLLLLNSVVFVVMVFRLGDVSFQASDLLAWGGNYGPLIQAGHWWRLLASGFLHGGLMHWLQNMVTLGLMGWLLERLVGPVRLVLLYLLCIVGASLLSTWWHPDTVSVGASGGIFGLFGLAAALVLSPRVPADERSVLLALPGALCAINLLLGWIMPGTDNAAHLGGLACGLVLGTLVTRLLPQPTN; this comes from the coding sequence ATGAAGTGGCAGAAAGGCCAGCGTCCTGCTTCCGTGTGGCGGGAGGTAGCGCCCTACGTGCTACCGAGGGCCGGGTACCAGGTCACTCCCCTGCTGCTCCTGCTCAACAGTGTCGTATTTGTGGTGATGGTGTTCCGGCTGGGCGACGTATCGTTTCAGGCTTCGGACCTGCTGGCCTGGGGTGGCAACTACGGCCCGCTGATACAGGCGGGGCATTGGTGGCGGCTGCTCGCCAGCGGCTTTCTACACGGTGGGCTTATGCACTGGCTGCAGAATATGGTGACCCTGGGCCTTATGGGCTGGCTGCTGGAGCGGCTGGTAGGCCCGGTTCGTCTGGTGCTGCTGTATCTACTTTGCATTGTAGGCGCCAGCCTGCTGAGTACCTGGTGGCACCCTGATACTGTAAGTGTCGGGGCTTCTGGCGGCATCTTTGGCTTGTTCGGGCTGGCAGCGGCCCTGGTGCTTAGCCCGCGCGTTCCGGCCGATGAGCGGAGTGTACTGTTGGCATTGCCCGGCGCATTATGCGCCATCAACCTGCTGCTGGGCTGGATAATGCCCGGCACTGATAACGCGGCCCACCTCGGCGGGCTGGCCTGCGGCCTAGTGCTAGGCACGTTGGTTACGCGCCTGCTCCCCCAGCCCACAAACTGA
- a CDS encoding TCR/Tet family MFS transporter, with product MSLARKPALAFIFITLLLDVIGFGIIIPVLPKLITHLTGGTLSDASRYGGWMMFAFASMQFFFSPVLGNLSDQYGRRPVLLTALFGFGIDYLFLAFAPSIGWLFVGRIVAGITGASFTTASAYIADISTPENRAQNFGMIGAAFGMGFIIGPVLGGKLAQFGHQAPFLAAAGLTLLNWLYGFFVLPESLPKEQRRPFDWKRANPIGSLRQLRKYPVILGLVGALVPIYIASHATQGTWSYFTMYRFGWTEDQVGNSLGAVGLLSGLVQGVLIRYSAPRLGMKRSVLLGLGLYAVGFTLFAFATHGWMMFAFLVPYCLGGIAVPALQGIMSGQVPPSEQGELQGALTSLVSLTSIIGPPLMTNLFSFFTGPKAPVHFPGAAFLTGAMLTVVSLLMAIRSLRGYVAPAPQEAAPGTMVGAGHS from the coding sequence ATGTCCCTTGCCCGCAAGCCAGCTCTGGCCTTCATCTTTATCACGCTGCTGCTCGATGTAATTGGGTTTGGCATCATCATTCCGGTGCTGCCCAAGCTGATTACCCATCTCACCGGCGGTACGCTGTCGGATGCCTCGCGCTACGGGGGGTGGATGATGTTTGCCTTTGCCTCGATGCAGTTTTTCTTTTCGCCGGTGCTGGGCAACCTGTCCGACCAGTACGGCCGGCGGCCGGTACTGCTCACGGCTCTGTTCGGCTTCGGCATCGACTACCTGTTTCTGGCCTTTGCGCCCAGCATCGGGTGGCTGTTTGTGGGGCGCATTGTGGCGGGCATCACCGGGGCCAGCTTCACCACGGCCTCGGCCTACATTGCCGACATCAGCACGCCCGAAAACCGGGCGCAGAACTTCGGCATGATTGGGGCGGCCTTTGGCATGGGCTTCATCATCGGGCCGGTGCTGGGCGGCAAGCTGGCGCAGTTTGGGCACCAGGCGCCGTTTCTGGCCGCCGCGGGTCTTACCCTGCTCAACTGGCTCTACGGCTTCTTCGTGCTGCCCGAGTCCTTGCCCAAGGAGCAGCGCCGCCCCTTCGACTGGAAGCGGGCCAACCCCATCGGCTCGTTGCGGCAGCTGCGCAAGTACCCCGTGATTTTGGGACTGGTGGGCGCGCTGGTGCCCATCTACATTGCCTCCCACGCCACGCAAGGCACCTGGTCGTACTTCACCATGTACCGCTTCGGCTGGACCGAAGACCAGGTGGGCAACTCGCTGGGCGCGGTGGGCCTGCTCTCGGGCCTGGTGCAGGGCGTATTGATACGCTACTCGGCCCCGCGGCTGGGCATGAAACGCTCGGTGCTGCTGGGACTGGGGCTGTACGCGGTGGGCTTCACGCTGTTTGCCTTTGCCACCCACGGGTGGATGATGTTTGCGTTTTTGGTGCCCTACTGCCTGGGCGGCATTGCGGTGCCGGCCTTGCAAGGGATTATGTCGGGGCAGGTGCCACCCTCGGAGCAGGGCGAGCTGCAAGGCGCGCTGACCAGCCTGGTCAGCCTCACTTCCATCATCGGACCGCCGCTGATGACCAATCTATTTTCCTTCTTCACTGGCCCCAAAGCGCCCGTGCATTTCCCCGGCGCCGCCTTCCTGACCGGGGCCATGCTTACGGTGGTCAGTCTGCTGATGGCCATCCGGTCGTTGCGGGGCTACGTGGCGCCTGCTCCCCAGGAAGCCGCACCGGGAACGATGGTCGGCGCCGGGCATTCGTAG